Proteins encoded by one window of Nocardia goodfellowii:
- a CDS encoding acyl-CoA dehydrogenase family protein codes for MVAIQTSDSSTAASDAAFSAEVREWLEENLNGEFRELRGLGGPGREHEAHDERLAWDRHLAAAGWTCLGWPKEYGGREATVAQQVIFHEEYAKADAPARVSHVGEELLGPTLLAFGTQAQKDRFLPGVRNVTELWCQGYSEPGAGSDLAAVSTSAHLDGDEWSVNGQKIWTSLAHVADWCFVIARTEKGSVRHKGLSYLLVPMNQPGIEVRPIIQLTGTSEFNEVFFDNARTAADLVVGAPGEGWRIAMGTLAFERGVSTLGQQIRFARELADIEALARRTGAAEDPLIADRIDRAWVGLRVMRAHALRTMATAAVDDSGQASVSKLLWANWHRGLGELAMAVLGPKGLIADDNDDLNEWQRMYLFTRADTIYGGSNEVQRNIISERVLGLPREAR; via the coding sequence GTGGTTGCGATCCAGACCTCAGATTCCAGTACCGCCGCATCCGATGCGGCCTTTTCCGCGGAAGTGCGGGAGTGGCTGGAAGAGAACCTCAACGGCGAATTCCGCGAGTTGCGCGGACTCGGCGGCCCCGGCCGCGAACACGAGGCGCACGACGAGCGCCTGGCCTGGGACCGGCACCTGGCCGCGGCCGGGTGGACGTGTCTGGGCTGGCCCAAGGAGTACGGCGGACGCGAGGCGACCGTTGCCCAGCAGGTGATCTTTCACGAGGAATACGCCAAAGCCGATGCGCCCGCGCGAGTTTCGCATGTCGGTGAGGAACTGCTCGGCCCCACGCTGCTCGCCTTCGGTACCCAGGCGCAGAAGGACCGCTTCCTGCCCGGGGTCCGCAATGTCACCGAACTGTGGTGCCAGGGCTACTCCGAACCGGGCGCGGGCTCGGACCTGGCCGCGGTCAGCACCTCCGCACACCTCGACGGCGACGAATGGTCCGTCAACGGCCAGAAGATCTGGACCTCGCTGGCACACGTCGCGGACTGGTGCTTCGTCATCGCCCGCACCGAAAAGGGCTCGGTGCGCCACAAGGGCCTTTCCTACCTGCTGGTTCCGATGAATCAGCCGGGCATCGAGGTGCGCCCGATCATCCAGCTCACCGGGACCTCGGAGTTCAACGAGGTCTTCTTCGACAATGCCCGCACCGCCGCCGATCTCGTGGTCGGCGCACCGGGGGAGGGCTGGCGCATCGCCATGGGCACGCTGGCCTTCGAGCGCGGCGTCTCCACCCTCGGCCAGCAGATCCGTTTCGCGCGCGAGCTCGCCGACATCGAGGCGCTGGCCCGGCGTACCGGTGCGGCCGAGGACCCGCTGATCGCGGACCGGATCGACCGGGCGTGGGTCGGCCTGCGCGTCATGCGCGCCCACGCACTGCGCACCATGGCGACCGCCGCGGTGGACGACAGCGGGCAGGCCTCGGTGTCGAAACTGCTGTGGGCCAACTGGCATCGCGGACTCGGCGAACTCGCCATGGCGGTACTCGGACCCAAGGGCCTGATCGCCGACGACAACGACGATCTCAACGAATGGCAGCGGATGTACCTGTTCACCCGTGCCGACACGATCTACGGAGGTTCGAACGAAGTGCAGCGCAACATCATCTCCGAGCGGGTGCTCGGTCTGCCGCGAGAGGCGCGATAA
- a CDS encoding FadD3 family acyl-CoA ligase, translated as MTTPAQTTPMALHDAARTYGDALALADGPVRLTWNQLLDAVQEVARALIARGVRPGDRVAMWAPNTQHWVIAALGAHYVGAALVPLNTRYVAEEAADVLARVHAKALFIAGPFLGRDRLTELRAAAPSLAIDTVVVIPVEPDTSVPADAYTLNFADLAGIASEVSVADAYKRAEAVGPDDVSDILFTSGTTGRSKGTLIAHRQALAVVRAWAECTTLHSGDRYLVVSPFFHNFGYKAGILACLVSGATIVPQATFDVPQTMRLVDEEKITVLPGPPTIYQTILDFPQRAEFDLSSLRVAVTGAATVPVVLVERMRSELRFDVVITGYGLSEAAGFGTMCRADDDAETIANTCGRPIADFELRLGGVGEHSDAGEVLLRGPNVMLGYLDDPESTAETIDADGWLHTGDIGTLDERGYLKITDRLKDMYISGGFNVYPAEVEQALARLDGVAESAVIGVPDTRMGEVGKAYVVRKPGATLTEEQVRAHASTVLANFKVPRFVEFRDQLPYSAAGKVLKRELRANSARGGGSGA; from the coding sequence GTGACAACCCCTGCACAGACGACCCCGATGGCACTGCACGACGCCGCGCGGACATATGGCGACGCACTCGCCCTCGCCGACGGCCCGGTCCGGCTCACCTGGAACCAGCTGCTCGACGCGGTCCAGGAGGTCGCGCGCGCGTTGATCGCACGCGGGGTGCGGCCCGGCGACCGCGTCGCCATGTGGGCGCCCAATACCCAGCACTGGGTGATCGCCGCGCTCGGCGCGCATTACGTGGGCGCGGCGCTGGTGCCGTTGAACACCCGGTATGTCGCCGAGGAAGCCGCCGACGTGCTGGCCCGGGTGCACGCGAAGGCGCTGTTCATCGCCGGCCCCTTCCTCGGCCGGGACCGGCTGACGGAATTGCGCGCCGCCGCACCGTCTTTGGCTATCGACACGGTCGTCGTGATTCCGGTCGAGCCCGATACCTCGGTGCCGGCCGACGCGTACACGCTGAACTTCGCGGACCTGGCCGGCATCGCGTCCGAGGTATCGGTGGCCGACGCGTACAAGCGGGCCGAGGCCGTCGGCCCCGACGATGTGTCCGACATCCTGTTCACCTCCGGCACCACCGGGCGCAGCAAGGGGACGCTGATCGCGCACCGGCAGGCGCTGGCGGTGGTCCGCGCCTGGGCCGAGTGCACCACGCTGCATTCCGGTGACCGGTACCTCGTGGTGAGCCCGTTCTTCCACAACTTCGGTTACAAGGCGGGCATTCTCGCGTGCCTGGTGAGCGGCGCGACGATCGTGCCGCAGGCGACCTTCGACGTACCCCAGACGATGCGGCTGGTCGACGAGGAGAAGATCACCGTATTGCCGGGGCCGCCGACCATCTACCAGACGATCCTGGACTTTCCCCAGCGTGCCGAGTTCGATCTGAGTTCGCTGCGCGTGGCGGTGACCGGCGCGGCGACGGTGCCGGTCGTGCTGGTCGAGCGGATGCGGTCGGAGCTCCGGTTCGACGTCGTCATCACGGGTTACGGACTGTCCGAGGCCGCCGGGTTCGGCACGATGTGCCGCGCCGACGACGACGCCGAGACCATCGCCAACACCTGTGGACGACCGATCGCCGATTTCGAACTGCGGCTCGGCGGGGTGGGTGAGCACAGCGACGCCGGTGAGGTGCTGTTGCGCGGGCCGAACGTGATGCTCGGTTATCTGGACGATCCCGAAAGCACCGCCGAGACCATCGATGCCGACGGCTGGCTGCATACCGGTGACATCGGCACGCTCGACGAACGCGGTTACCTGAAGATCACCGACCGGCTCAAGGACATGTACATCTCGGGCGGGTTCAACGTGTACCCGGCCGAGGTCGAACAGGCGCTGGCCCGGCTCGACGGTGTCGCCGAATCCGCGGTCATCGGCGTGCCCGATACCCGGATGGGCGAGGTCGGCAAGGCGTACGTGGTGCGCAAGCCGGGCGCCACGCTGACCGAGGAACAGGTGCGGGCGCACGCCTCGACCGTGCTCGCCAATTTCAAGGTGCCCCGGTTCGTCGAATTTCGCGATCAGCTGCCCTACAGCGCCGCCGGGAAAGTGCTCAAGCGGGAACTGCGCGCGAACTCGGCGCGCGGAGGCGGCAGCGGAGCGTAG
- a CDS encoding enoyl-CoA hydratase: protein MTEDAVPDEGEVVTYAVRGRVAIVTLNRPDYRNAQNSVMTYALDAAFERAVEDPEVGVIVLAGNGKHFSAGHDIGTPGRDHHVRYQNKAALWWDHVDKAGGDQRFARETEVYLGMCRRWREIPKPTIAMVQGACIAGGLMLAWVCDLIIAADDAFFSDPVVRMGIPGVEYFAHPWVMGPRAAKEFLFTGDRFDAAQAKEWGMVNRVVPRAELEAETLALAEKIATMPQFGLALTKKAVNQAEDLMGMRSGMDSVFGLHHFAHAHNAEVGADSLGGMNAKSMKATATQQNGTT from the coding sequence ATGACCGAGGACGCGGTCCCCGACGAGGGCGAAGTCGTCACCTATGCGGTCCGGGGGCGAGTCGCGATCGTCACGCTGAATCGGCCGGACTACCGCAACGCCCAGAACTCGGTGATGACCTACGCCCTGGACGCCGCGTTCGAGCGCGCCGTCGAGGACCCCGAGGTCGGCGTGATCGTCTTGGCGGGCAACGGAAAACATTTCAGCGCTGGCCATGACATCGGCACGCCGGGCCGGGATCACCATGTGCGGTACCAGAACAAGGCCGCGCTGTGGTGGGACCATGTCGACAAGGCCGGCGGCGACCAGCGTTTCGCGCGTGAGACCGAGGTGTATCTCGGCATGTGCCGGCGCTGGCGCGAGATCCCGAAGCCGACCATCGCGATGGTGCAGGGCGCGTGCATCGCGGGCGGGCTCATGCTGGCCTGGGTGTGCGATCTGATCATCGCCGCCGACGACGCGTTCTTCTCCGATCCCGTGGTGCGCATGGGCATCCCCGGCGTCGAGTACTTCGCGCATCCGTGGGTGATGGGTCCGCGCGCGGCCAAGGAGTTCCTGTTCACCGGTGACCGGTTCGACGCGGCGCAAGCCAAAGAATGGGGCATGGTCAACCGCGTGGTGCCGCGTGCGGAACTCGAGGCCGAGACCCTGGCGCTGGCCGAAAAGATCGCCACCATGCCGCAATTCGGGCTCGCGCTGACCAAGAAGGCGGTCAACCAGGCCGAGGACCTGATGGGCATGCGCTCCGGCATGGACTCGGTGTTCGGCCTGCACCACTTCGCGCACGCGCACAACGCCGAGGTCGGCGCGGACTCGCTGGGCGGAATGAACGCCAAGTCGATGAAGGCGACCGCGACTCAGCAGAACGGGACAACGTAA
- a CDS encoding acyl-CoA dehydrogenase family protein, whose product MDLDFDQATQDFQREVREFLAANTPKTPLASMDTKAGFEAHRDWERTLADARLSVVSWPGEYGGRDASLLEWVLFEQEYYAAGAPGRVSQNGIFLLAPTLFEHGTPEQLERIMPRMARGDDIWAQAWSEPEAGSDLAGIRSTARRTDGGWLLSGQKTWSSRAAFADWAFGLFRSDPEAERHRGLTYVMFPLNADGVSVRPIPQLDGEPGFAEIFLDDVFVPDRDVIGAVNEGWRVAMSTSSNERGLSLRSPGRFSATAQRLVDLWLEVGDRTNTAQRDAVVDAWLGSEAYRLHTFGTVTRLNEGGKLGAESSITKVFWSELDIAMHETALDVLGSAGELTGPWTDGYLFSLSGPIYAGTNEIQRNIIAERLLGLPRGSSR is encoded by the coding sequence GTGGATCTGGATTTCGATCAGGCGACACAGGATTTCCAGCGGGAAGTCCGTGAGTTCCTGGCCGCCAACACACCGAAGACGCCCCTGGCCTCGATGGACACCAAGGCCGGATTCGAAGCGCACCGCGATTGGGAACGCACTCTCGCCGACGCCCGGCTGTCCGTGGTCTCCTGGCCAGGCGAATACGGCGGCCGGGACGCCTCGCTGCTGGAATGGGTGTTGTTCGAACAGGAGTACTACGCCGCGGGCGCACCCGGACGGGTCAGCCAGAACGGCATCTTCCTGCTCGCGCCGACGCTGTTCGAGCACGGCACGCCCGAGCAGCTGGAGCGGATCATGCCGCGGATGGCGCGCGGCGACGACATCTGGGCGCAGGCCTGGTCCGAGCCCGAAGCGGGCAGCGACCTGGCCGGTATCCGCTCCACCGCCCGGCGCACCGACGGCGGCTGGCTGCTCAGCGGCCAGAAGACCTGGAGTTCACGAGCCGCGTTCGCGGACTGGGCCTTCGGACTCTTCCGCAGCGACCCGGAAGCCGAACGGCACCGCGGCCTCACCTATGTGATGTTCCCGCTGAACGCCGACGGGGTGTCGGTACGGCCGATACCGCAACTCGACGGTGAACCCGGGTTCGCCGAGATCTTCCTCGACGACGTGTTCGTACCCGACCGCGATGTGATCGGCGCGGTGAACGAGGGCTGGCGGGTGGCCATGAGCACCTCCAGCAACGAGCGCGGCCTGTCGCTGCGCAGCCCCGGCCGGTTCAGCGCGACCGCGCAGCGCCTGGTCGACCTGTGGCTGGAGGTCGGCGACCGCACCAATACCGCCCAGCGGGACGCGGTGGTGGACGCCTGGCTCGGCAGCGAGGCCTACCGGCTGCACACCTTCGGCACCGTCACCCGGCTCAACGAGGGCGGCAAGCTCGGCGCGGAATCCTCGATCACCAAGGTCTTCTGGTCCGAACTCGATATCGCCATGCACGAAACCGCCCTGGACGTCCTGGGTTCCGCGGGCGAACTGACCGGGCCGTGGACCGACGGCTACCTGTTCTCGCTGTCCGGCCCGATCTACGCCGGCACCAACGAGATTCAGCGCAATATCATCGCCGAGCGGCTGCTCGGACTACCGAGAGGGAGCAGCCGATGA
- a CDS encoding acyl-CoA dehydrogenase family protein — protein sequence MRFALSPEQLDFGTSVRKLLDAGQTPAVVRAWAAGDARAGRGLIRQLANSGVLGLAIDEDNGGVGAEPIDLVVAFLEIGRAGVPGPLVETAAAIPALLQALPDTELAQRWLPGFAEGTALGTIAFAAPDQEPVVLDADTAEVVLVVDGAELCQAEHRTLVRSIDPARRLFTVSPGEPVAEGAAVVEAAAIAFDTGALAGAAQLLGAGRALLHQATEYAKQRKQFGKPIGEFQAVKQKLADVLIALDLAEPLLYRAALTMGEPTRGRDVSAAVITCGDAAYGAARAALQVHGAIGYTAEYDLSLWLTKVTALRSAWGTPDMHRSRIARALRDEAIQDRALRGEA from the coding sequence ATGAGGTTCGCGCTCAGCCCGGAACAACTCGACTTCGGCACCAGCGTCCGCAAGTTGCTCGACGCCGGGCAGACGCCCGCCGTGGTGCGCGCGTGGGCCGCCGGTGACGCGCGCGCCGGACGGGGCTTGATTCGTCAGCTCGCGAATTCCGGTGTGCTCGGGCTCGCCATCGACGAGGACAACGGCGGCGTCGGCGCGGAGCCGATCGATCTGGTGGTCGCGTTCCTGGAGATCGGCCGGGCCGGTGTTCCCGGCCCGCTGGTCGAGACCGCCGCCGCGATTCCCGCCCTGTTGCAAGCGCTGCCGGACACCGAACTGGCGCAGCGCTGGCTGCCCGGATTCGCCGAGGGCACCGCGCTCGGCACGATCGCTTTCGCCGCCCCGGACCAGGAACCCGTTGTCCTGGACGCGGATACGGCGGAGGTCGTGCTGGTGGTGGACGGGGCCGAACTGTGTCAGGCCGAGCACCGGACGCTCGTGCGTTCGATCGACCCCGCCCGGCGATTGTTCACCGTCAGCCCGGGTGAGCCGGTCGCCGAGGGTGCCGCGGTGGTCGAGGCCGCGGCCATCGCTTTCGACACCGGCGCGCTCGCCGGTGCGGCCCAGTTGCTCGGCGCGGGCCGTGCTCTGCTGCACCAGGCCACCGAATACGCCAAGCAGCGCAAGCAGTTCGGTAAACCGATCGGCGAATTCCAGGCGGTGAAGCAGAAGCTCGCCGACGTGCTGATCGCCCTGGACCTGGCCGAACCGCTGCTCTACCGAGCCGCCCTCACCATGGGCGAACCCACCCGCGGCCGTGACGTCTCGGCCGCCGTAATCACCTGTGGGGACGCCGCTTACGGAGCTGCGAGGGCCGCCCTGCAAGTGCACGGAGCCATCGGATACACCGCCGAATACGACCTGTCCCTGTGGCTGACCAAGGTGACTGCGCTTCGTTCCGCCTGGGGCACGCCGGATATGCACCGATCCCGAATCGCCCGCGCGCTACGCGACGAAGCGATCCAGGACCGCGCCCTCCGAGGGGAAGCATGA
- a CDS encoding acyl-CoA dehydrogenase family protein, whose protein sequence is MTSAEHQEFTASVRALLTKHAGSAAVRAAIDTDVGYDAALWQRLCEQIGVAALAIPEEYDGIGASLLESLLVVGELGRTLADVPMLGSAVLGAQAVLLSGDTEACARLLPGVAEGSRTIALCWAGADGWDVFGVQAEGETLGGTAHYVLGAHADTLIVITADGLFEVAPDAAGVTRRAVATMDPTRKLAEITFDGVTGHRLGAADPAAISTRLREIAWAAVAAEQVGAMRQCLEITVEYTKSRVQFGRAIGGFQALKHRMADMYVLLESAQSAALAAAVAVAEHSPSAAEDVWAARLHCSEAFTQIVAETVQLHGGIAITWEHDAHLFFKRAHGDAQLFGNPRRPLARTA, encoded by the coding sequence ATGACCAGCGCGGAACACCAGGAGTTCACCGCCTCGGTGCGTGCGTTACTCACCAAGCACGCGGGCAGCGCGGCCGTGCGCGCCGCGATCGACACCGACGTCGGTTACGACGCCGCGTTGTGGCAGCGCCTCTGCGAACAGATCGGTGTCGCGGCCCTCGCTATTCCGGAGGAGTACGACGGCATCGGCGCCTCCCTGCTCGAATCCCTGTTGGTGGTCGGGGAATTGGGCCGCACCCTGGCCGACGTGCCGATGCTCGGCTCCGCCGTGCTGGGCGCGCAGGCCGTGCTGCTCTCCGGTGACACCGAAGCGTGCGCCCGGCTGCTGCCGGGCGTGGCCGAGGGCAGCCGGACGATCGCCCTGTGCTGGGCCGGCGCGGACGGCTGGGACGTGTTCGGCGTCCAGGCCGAAGGCGAAACACTCGGCGGCACAGCGCATTATGTACTCGGCGCGCACGCCGACACGCTGATCGTGATCACCGCGGACGGATTGTTCGAGGTCGCGCCCGACGCCGCGGGTGTCACCCGGCGGGCGGTCGCCACCATGGACCCCACTCGCAAACTCGCCGAGATCACCTTCGACGGTGTAACCGGTCACCGCCTCGGTGCTGCGGATCCCGCCGCGATCAGTACGCGCCTGCGCGAAATCGCCTGGGCCGCGGTGGCCGCCGAGCAGGTCGGCGCCATGCGGCAGTGCCTGGAGATCACCGTCGAATACACCAAGTCCCGAGTCCAGTTCGGCCGCGCCATCGGCGGCTTCCAAGCGCTCAAGCACCGGATGGCCGATATGTATGTGCTGCTGGAGTCGGCCCAGTCGGCCGCGCTCGCGGCAGCCGTCGCGGTCGCGGAGCACAGCCCGTCGGCGGCCGAGGACGTGTGGGCGGCCCGCCTGCACTGCTCGGAGGCCTTCACCCAGATCGTCGCCGAAACCGTGCAGCTGCACGGCGGCATCGCGATCACCTGGGAACACGACGCGCACCTGTTCTTCAAGCGCGCCCACGGGGACGCGCAGCTGTTCGGGAACCCGCGCAGACCGCTCGCCCGGACCGCGTGA
- a CDS encoding DUF427 domain-containing protein, with the protein MSDPTGPVQIETSHKRVRAYLGGHLVADSLRPALVWEHPYYPTYYLPAVDLRAKLEPSNGVSHSPALGTGTGYDVVVNGITAENAALRYHDSPVPGLTELVRLAWESMDEWFEEDEPVYVHPRDPYSRVDILAGSRHVRVEIDGVTVADSHSPRILFETGLPPRYYLPLTDVRMDLLQDSDTHSSCPYKGNADYWHVRIGANEYTDYVWIYRTPVPESQKIQGLACFYNEKVDIYLDGELQDRPHSPFS; encoded by the coding sequence ATGAGCGATCCGACAGGACCGGTGCAGATCGAGACCAGTCACAAGCGGGTCCGGGCCTATCTCGGCGGACATCTGGTCGCCGACAGCCTCCGGCCCGCGCTGGTCTGGGAGCACCCCTACTACCCGACCTATTACCTGCCCGCGGTAGACCTGCGCGCGAAACTCGAACCCAGCAACGGCGTCAGCCACTCCCCCGCACTGGGCACCGGCACCGGCTACGACGTGGTCGTCAACGGCATCACCGCGGAGAATGCCGCACTGCGCTACCACGATTCCCCCGTGCCGGGGTTGACCGAGCTGGTACGGCTGGCGTGGGAGTCGATGGACGAATGGTTCGAGGAGGACGAACCCGTCTATGTGCACCCGCGTGATCCGTATTCGCGGGTCGATATCCTGGCCGGCTCGCGCCATGTCCGGGTGGAGATCGACGGCGTCACCGTCGCCGATTCGCACTCGCCGCGAATTCTTTTCGAAACAGGCCTGCCGCCACGGTATTACCTGCCGTTGACCGATGTGCGCATGGATCTGCTCCAGGATTCCGATACGCACAGCAGTTGCCCGTACAAAGGCAATGCCGATTATTGGCATGTGCGCATCGGCGCCAACGAATACACCGATTACGTGTGGATCTATCGCACACCCGTACCGGAGAGTCAGAAGATCCAGGGTTTGGCGTGCTTCTACAACGAGAAGGTCGACATCTATCTCGACGGCGAGCTACAGGATCGCCCGCACAGCCCGTTCAGCTGA
- a CDS encoding AraC family transcriptional regulator, with protein sequence MDLLSETIAAIRTGHPTSGMFVRHAPWGRRYPVVPGAGFHVVLQGSCWLVPPSGDPLALGVGDVVFMPRGADHDLVDQLDTPVTEHARPGEPREIAGPGVRAALLCGAYELGRQRSHPLLDELPEFIHLPARLGRHPALRAVVDLLAAEISESRLGSDAAVPALLETLLLYILRAWFDEQEAATGWAGAFADPAVAAALRAVHADPARAWTVPELSARAGVSRATLARRFSATVGEPPLAYLTRWRLLTAAKLLRETGDSLATVARKVGYTSEFAFAKAFKREYGLAPGQYRRAEDKPPLIAV encoded by the coding sequence GTGGATCTTCTGAGCGAAACCATCGCGGCCATCCGTACCGGACATCCGACCTCGGGCATGTTTGTCCGGCACGCGCCCTGGGGGCGGCGGTATCCGGTGGTCCCAGGCGCGGGTTTCCATGTGGTGCTACAGGGTTCCTGCTGGCTGGTTCCGCCGAGTGGTGATCCGCTGGCGCTCGGCGTCGGGGATGTGGTCTTCATGCCGCGCGGCGCGGACCACGATCTGGTCGACCAGCTGGACACCCCGGTCACCGAACACGCGCGACCGGGGGAGCCGCGCGAAATCGCCGGGCCGGGCGTCCGGGCCGCGCTGCTGTGCGGCGCTTACGAACTCGGCCGGCAGCGCAGCCATCCGCTGCTGGACGAACTGCCCGAATTCATCCATCTCCCAGCACGTCTCGGGCGGCATCCAGCGCTGCGGGCGGTGGTCGATCTGCTCGCCGCCGAAATCTCCGAGTCGCGCCTCGGGAGCGACGCCGCCGTGCCCGCATTGCTGGAAACGTTGCTGCTCTACATCTTGCGGGCGTGGTTCGACGAACAGGAGGCGGCCACCGGATGGGCCGGGGCGTTCGCCGACCCCGCCGTCGCCGCCGCGCTGCGCGCCGTTCACGCGGATCCGGCTCGGGCCTGGACCGTGCCGGAACTCAGTGCGCGCGCCGGAGTCTCACGCGCCACCCTCGCCCGGCGGTTCAGCGCGACCGTCGGCGAACCGCCGCTGGCCTATCTCACGCGCTGGCGTCTGCTCACCGCCGCGAAGCTACTGCGCGAAACCGGCGACTCGCTCGCCACCGTGGCCCGAAAGGTCGGCTACACCTCCGAATTCGCATTCGCCAAAGCCTTCAAACGTGAATACGGCCTGGCACCAGGACAATACCGACGCGCCGAGGACAAACCGCCCTTGATCGCGGTCTGA
- a CDS encoding saccharopine dehydrogenase NADP-binding domain-containing protein: protein MTNPNSTETIAVYGATGITGGYLLAELRRRDRTPILVGRDAARMRAAATAAGLPEADIRIADLTDHDALTAAFADADVVISSLPAYVDHGAPVLAAAIAAGAHYTDLSGEQLFLRKVYDDYSAAAEAAGVTVVSGITDSNLPGDLLGYLTSRRVPGPAELRLSHLSKGSGHGSKGSAKTVLASFDWFRGGGWHYADGEFRTGATAKRSQMTFPGDTEPTRVAKFPQPPVLSIPRHSEVAHVEGVLAAHILDTLSGFSAELLDTLPEAPSADLRYDLVVDAYGTDGSRVRGVVSGQHSYRDSALMAVEAAVRLADGTAKPGALAAAEAFDPADFLDALAPHGITWRIES, encoded by the coding sequence ATGACGAACCCGAACTCCACCGAGACCATCGCCGTCTACGGCGCGACCGGCATCACCGGTGGCTACCTCCTGGCCGAACTGCGCCGCCGCGACCGCACGCCGATCCTGGTCGGTCGCGATGCCGCTCGTATGCGAGCCGCCGCCACCGCCGCGGGACTACCCGAAGCCGACATCAGGATCGCCGACCTCACCGACCACGACGCCCTCACCGCCGCCTTCGCGGACGCCGATGTGGTGATCAGCAGCCTGCCCGCCTACGTCGACCACGGTGCACCGGTGCTGGCCGCCGCCATCGCGGCGGGCGCGCACTACACCGACCTGTCCGGCGAACAACTGTTCCTGCGCAAGGTTTACGACGATTACAGCGCCGCCGCCGAAGCGGCCGGGGTCACCGTCGTCTCCGGAATCACCGACAGCAATCTCCCCGGTGACCTCCTCGGTTATCTGACCTCGCGGCGCGTGCCCGGACCGGCCGAGTTGCGACTCAGCCACCTGAGCAAGGGCAGCGGGCACGGCTCGAAAGGCAGCGCGAAAACCGTTCTCGCCAGCTTCGACTGGTTCCGCGGTGGTGGCTGGCACTACGCGGACGGCGAATTCCGCACGGGCGCAACGGCCAAGCGCTCGCAGATGACCTTCCCCGGCGACACCGAGCCCACCCGGGTCGCGAAATTTCCGCAGCCGCCGGTGCTCTCGATCCCGCGGCATTCCGAGGTAGCCCACGTCGAAGGCGTGCTGGCCGCGCACATTCTCGACACCCTGAGCGGCTTCTCGGCCGAACTCCTCGACACCCTGCCCGAGGCGCCGAGTGCGGACCTACGCTACGACCTGGTCGTGGATGCCTACGGCACCGACGGATCCCGGGTGCGCGGTGTGGTCAGCGGACAGCATTCCTACCGCGATTCGGCGCTGATGGCGGTCGAGGCGGCCGTGCGGCTCGCCGACGGGACAGCGAAGCCGGGAGCGCTCGCCGCGGCGGAAGCCTTCGATCCCGCCGACTTCCTCGACGCCCTCGCACCGCACGGCATCACCTGGCGGATCGAGTCCTGA